The genome window GTTTGGGACTCCCCCCTGTGGAGTCATGATCAGTTTTACTTTTTAACCGTTTTCTGTTACTTGTGCTTCGCCCATTGCTCCTTACACTTGATATCGACGACGCTCTTgatttttgtttactttgtcCCGTTAAAGGGCGCTCCATATCGTAATCTATTTCAATGCCACTTAACGCGCTGTGGTGGCTCGGCGTGCTGTGCATGCTGGTGCTCTTCGCCATGTGGCTAGGACTTTCGATAGTTCCCGCCATGGAGTACTTGTGCTGCCTCTTGTGGATACACTTATGGTAAATAGCCACCACCACAGCCACCAACACTATGACAGCACACAGTGAAATACCAACGATGGTCACGGTACTTTTCCAAATGCTTCCATCTGGTGGTAAAATTTGGAGAGGAACTGCAGTCAGCACGATAGAGTAGTTTCGAGCtggtaaagaaaaaaatagcatcACGTTAAATTCATCCATTGCATTTGATATTATGATATCAAAGTGTTCAAAGGTTCTTCCTCTAAAATATCGTTTGTTAGTTTTAGGATATTTACTTGTCTAGGAATAAGCTACCAAGATAATTAAAGTGAAGAAATCGAGTACTCGAATTACGTGGGTAAACAGTATAAGTGATTTCAATACCATTTTACGTTTAGGGATTCATAGAATTGTTCACTCCCTTTGTGGTGaaacaggagaatctcaacccgagcGAGAAGAATTTGTCAAACACGAGGTTTGGCCGAGTGGTTGACAGCATAATATTCTTATACCATGTTATCCTGAGGGTCGATATCTCTTGTCTCGCCACAAAGAGGATGAATGAATATTTTCTCTGACCCTATTTGAGTACGAGCGAATATCTCGTGTAACGTGTCTTAACTATAGGGTGAGATAGATAAACGGCGTTCTTACAACGGTAAAATTATATTACGGATATCACTGCCCGGGGTATTTAGAGAAAAGGAAATGACAGGTATTTGTTAAAATTCCACGAGGTACCAGAATCACATTTAACATTACTACGCCTGAATAttggtataaataaaaataacacattttatgTCCATATATAGCCTGTTATAGTTGCCTTAGAAAGATTGtttgcatcctcgatactctatgAGTTACTATTACTACCGTTATATCCAAGTCAGTGATACTtacccctggattatcgaggcTGCATTGTTTGATAATACAATACAACGTaaactgtatgtacatgtacttctaGTTAAATCTATAATGTCTGACTTAGATTTTATAATGTTTCACTCGCGAAACTAATTGTGTTCAGTTCAAAAGTGTGACACACCCTTACGTAACCTACACAACAAATAAAAGTTCACGTAATGATTGCATCTGTAAACATGCTGATGACTCAATTTAATGTTTCATTCACTGACCCGATCGATATAAGACGACAAAGAAAATTAGATCACGTGATACGACATTTTTTGTAGCTAGGTAGGTGGTAGACATGGGTCGTCTGACAAGGTAGACAGACGGAGTCGATATTCTACCGATCGTAAGCCCTCTATAATCCCACGTAACAAGGACGTACGCCTTTCATCTACATGTACCTTCTTCCGTTGTGGACTTAACAGAATACGTCGGTCTAgtacaaaacatgttttatcaCAATGGAAGGatattttgttcaatatttataacaatacatgctGAATATTTCTGgttttaaattgtaaataaatattcatattgcAACAACAATGAACATTAAAACAATGCTTCTGTGGcgatataatttataataaacTTATTAAAGATGATAAGTTTCTAAGTGTCCTCAATGCTTTGTACATCAAAGGTAATCTTTGGGCCTTTAACAGTTAAAATTCCAATATGACGTCATCGTATGCATTAAACCCTATCATACAATACGCATGTGCCCGAACTgggaattattttattattacataCTTTTACAATTAAGGCAATATAAATCATGTTTAACCGATTGTTATTATAATTCCACTGTCACTAGCTACATGTACTATAAATGTGGGGAAACCACGTGATCAGAATCACATTCCTTAGCTGTTTGACGTAATCCACGAATCACGTCAATTTTTGGCCAATTCTTATATCGTGGATCAAATACCCTAGTTACCGAAAAACTGCTGAAAAAAGTTTTTCTTTTTCTggaatacatatgtatacagaaTGCTATTGCAGGTACGGGAGGATGCGTATGATAGGAAAATTATCGGTACAGAGAAACATTTAATAAAGCACATCTTGACCTGAATTTGCCGTGTACGATACCGTTTGATCACATGGCTTCCCCACCGTTCTTACACGAGAGAAAATGTTTTATGGTGAAACTACGTGGACAAATTAATTAAACCAGTATAAATACTTACGTATGGAACTAAAGTTAGCTATGAAGCCGTGGACGTGAATTTTCCTGGTGGGTACGAGCTGGAATGATTTGTTATGCGATGATGAATTTGTCTTATGAGATGAATGATGGTCACCAGAAGTATTGGGATTAATATCAGACTTGCTCATGAACTCAATTAGCATTTTATTTGATGATGACGTCACTTCCGTAACTATTATACCGCCGAAGCTGACAGCCAGTAAATTTGCGTCTACACTGTCACCATCCCTTATCTTCAGCCATTGTTTGTCCTCGTACaacttaaaatattgaaaactaaTTTTAATGTTCTGATCCTCATCTACGGTGAGCAGCCACAGCGATAGTCCGTCACACCGTCCTGTcccaattatctccccttgttgtTTCTTAATCTCACATCCGCACGCACATTCTTGATTATACGTCGGTGAATGTAAAGGGGTGTTTGGAATCGAgtctgaaataaaacaaattagatATAGCCTTATTTGAGagcaaatttatttatttttagcaTTTCAATGACATCATTAAAACTGGGTTCTTTGCTGACCTCCCTTGCGGCATACCTGTACGCCGTAGCGGAACATGTATAGGGAAGGAGTAAGTGAAGTATCAACATTAACACcgcttttatttttcatttaaacagCTTTATTCCttataaaatattctaaaaCGTCGATTTAAAATTCCAATATCGATATATACGATACGGCTTTGCCAAACCCAATGTGTGAAGCTATATAAAACCCCAACGTATCTCATTGCGGTCCTCTTTTTAAGAGGACCGCAATGGACCTTGGGAGAAATAGCGTTTTACGTACAAAACCGGAAGTTACAGAAAATATCCTGCCACATTGCACGTGCGCAACTCATACAACAAAATACCAATGCGAGGGTTTTGCGATGACATACAATTAATTGGTCGTTACTGCCAAGACAACTCCAGGGGATCAATTGCCCGTATGTAATGAATATAGCCGCGCACTGAGATCGCGGATGTAATGAGCTGACATGGACGACGGGCAGCCATTACGGTATTGCCAAAGCACGTCCATATTTGTTGGTAATGAACAAGTCGGCACGATCCCCAAACCTCACAGTCCAATGTAGTTTTCACACGCACCCATTTATATCTTTGTCGGATCGATATAACACCACATTAGTCTAGGGCTCGTGGATAAGGCGATTACACAAGCACTAGAGGGCTAACTGCAGGTCAGCTTCATTATCGGCTCTCAAGGTAAAAGGCAGCAACCATACATTAGGCTTATGGCGTAAAAAGTTTCTGCGAGAAGGAATGAGGtacgaaatataacaaaatgtaGCCAGCGTAAATCATGATGCGGAGTATTTATAGAATGGGATGGTCTCGTATCAATTAAATCATTATGATTTATCCTGCAAGATTTGTTTTGTCTCAGGAAGCATTCTACCCTTATACCATGAATAATTTGAGTTAATGAACATATGAGATATGAGAtaactgttaatatgacgttaaaccCAACCCAACCAACAACAGCTATCCCTGTATCTTAGATAAATACATCAGTGATCATGATGATACACATGGAAAGCAGATAATTCACATACCCGGTAAACTGTCTTACAAATTTAGATAAACTGCCATACAGTATTAGATCTAAGACCCGGGTCCGaaattgtatattacagagctcatctgcacttgcgggtaggtattgattgtggcgTCATGTGTTggggagcgtaacgtcatacgtttcggagaaaacgacgttaattgcgctcacaaaatattgacgtaacaatcgatacctacccgcaagggagcttatTGGGGTCAGTACAGGACTGTAGAGATGTAACCCTATATACCTACACACTTCACCTCGTCAGTGAAGACATTAATTATATCCTAGTGCTAATCACTAGTTCTGACGACAATATCTTTCCTGTTCACCGAGCGCGAAAATAGACCCATTTTATTCCTTTCATGTTATGCCTACCTTTCAGATTCAACAACAATAAGCGGTACAgataattttcttaaaaattaaaaatcgaaGAATATCCTGTTTCTCCGACATGATTGTCTGTATATCTCTCTTTGATCATTGTTGTATCACCTCTGAACTTACGCTACGTTTAGTTATACGAGCGCGTCACAATCTACCGGAGACACAGACATACGATATGTTTGTGTTGgaagaattaaaatattttatttatcttttcaGACAAAATTGGATTTAAACTCGtcctttttcaaaattatggCATTTTGGCACATTGTCATGTGTTGATAACACGCACGTCTTATAGAAGGTGTAGGCATGGTGCCTTCAGACATGATTGAGTAATTGTCTTCTCAAGTTTCGTGGTCTGCAAAAATATGCATTCTACAATTCACCGGAGACAGAATCCATACCATACTCTGATTAGCAATTTTAAAACATGCAGCATACATATTTTAATCTTGCTTGTATTTTTGAAGAGTCTTTCTGAAGTTAAGTTtagtttatacatgtaagtttatTGGAAGTTCATTGAGAAGGTCGTACAACAGTAACCAGAGAAGCTAACATTTCGGGAATATATAGGTTTATTTGCCTTGTTTATacaattttatgtgtaaatcCATCTTTTTTAACATGATTTGCCCGCGTTTAATCGATCCCGAATTTGCGTTATAGTTTTTGGAATATTCAATATCTTTTTGCACTTTTCAATAACCCATGCATACATGGAATTCTTTCTTTCGTTGTTTGAGCGTTGAGCAAATCTTTTCGTAGATAGAGATATTTGTTGTAAGTCGatgaaacaaaaattgttaataatttCCGGATTCTCCGTATCAGACTCAGTATGTTAGTATTACTCGTAAAGCTTACTCCCAGAATCCATTGTACACATGGAAGTTGACACCATTAAAGCATGTCGTATTCTCAGCCTGGCTCCGCATCTTACTTCTACTAAACTTCTAAATAAACAATCGACGAAaattatatgttatacagtacatTATTATGATAAAGACATAAAGATACTGCCGCGTGTAATATCATCGTTAAAATTTAATCTGGTTTAATGAAAATCGCGAATTTATACCCTCGGACAAACTCCCTATACGTGAAAATGTTAGTCAGACACACAGAAACATTTCACTAATAACTTTACGTACGTATTAGGTATATTGGTTTGCTAAATCACATACTCCATGTGTGTTATCCCAAAGTGGGTTTTAACCACCGGATCATTGATCGGGTCTCGATAACACATTGTAACTTACGACATGTGTTCGCATATCTCTAAATGCAATCATTAATTAAACCTTGTAATTGATCATCCAATCAACAGTTATAATTATCAATGATGAATTCCTGTTAATATCACAGAAATTCCGACAATCCGATGAACCGATGGGTTCCTTTAACACCTCACCGAATACGATTTCGATCGCGCCACAACCGCCAACCATATAAGGTATCGTCACGTGATAAAACATGTGACACCCGTGGGTATTACCGTTACTGTTATCGAGGAACCCATTGATCAATCTTACATCTCAATGCCAAAATTTATCAACAGCAGGTTCGATTTTGGTGTCGGATCGAAGCGATTTGTGGAGTGTGGTGCCCCAAAAATACCTCAACTCCGATAGGAACATTTCCTTATATTTATCGCGCACTAATATTTCCGAAACGGAGCCGCTAAGTACAGGATGTAGAAGAACTGACAACtgtcaatgaaaataaatacgAATTGTCCGGATTAAATTGCGAGAAATTTAATACAGAATGCTTAATAGTTTATTCGTCTTGGGAATCCGAATTTTCGGACTGGTGAGTACAAGTAACGATACGAAATCCGTTCCAATATTTCAGTTAGTATcgtgagttttccggactatagGCGTCCGGATTTTCGGAGGTCCACTGTATTGATAACAATTTCCTTCCACCACActgtgtttttttatatttgagagATAATAATTGTATAATCAGTAATTTGGTCCTCTTTGGTGTCGATATCGATAAAATACAGCACTACCATGGAAGCTTTTAACAGTGATGATAAAACTCCACATTAGACGAACGCCTTGTCAATAAAGATCTTATACATAAGACAAAGTTTGAAACGGAAGCTGATTCCGGAGTTTATGGGAAAGCAACTCTCGTAAAACGAAAAATCCGACCTTAAAGTTCGTAAGATtcatttaacatacattatCCGATTCTGGGCTTAAAATCTTGTCGGGGACCTGCGTTACAGCTCCGGTGTTAGATTTGCCTTTTAGTTCCGTCATAGGGATAAGATCCAAGAAAAATCATCTGGGTCGACATCACAGACAATGCAAAACTAcatcaacatcaacaatacGTAGTTTAAACACTCAATAACATTAAAGAGAATGCTGAAAAAATGATTTTcgcatttttttaataatgaatatgttaaaatattgaAGTATGTTTTCATACTAACCAGGACAAAGGGAGAAGCAGGGCTCAAATTGGACAGGGAAGTCTTTACAGAACTGGCCTCCATAGGCGGGGGCAGGGTTACTGCAGGACCTGTACCGGCTTCTCTTCCCCATATCACACGTCACGGAGCACGTGCTCCAGGCACCCCAATCGCTCCAACCGCCATCTATCGGCAAAACTGTGACAAAAACAACATGATTTACTTCTTACGTGCCAGTAACATTGAAGTGTTGCCACTGATATCGTGTTCTAATTTCAACGATAATCATCCTTGTTTCGTGATGTGGAGCAATCAGATATCAGAGGTATGGAAATTTGCGCTGAACAACATGCAGTGAAATTGACTTGCAAATATAAGATGGGGAATTTCATATTCAGAAATTTttcaatttagtttttttttctctctctcactTTTTCTAAATCGAAaattattctttaaaaaaatctcTTTAAAAACGAGATGTTTGTCGCATAAACATTCAGttatatgatattaatattattgataaattgaTGTAAATTGTGCTGGAGAGGACTTCCCATAAGTTTAATAACTTTTATCCATTCATTTTGctttaataaaataagaaacttAAAGAACATGTACGACACTTTGAACACAATGTATATCTTATCTAGAAGCAACATAAAACCACTGTAGGCGCTTTCCGTTACACGAGAGATAATAAAACATCACCTGACTGATCTCAACTTCATACAAATGTTGGGTATATTCAGTgagaacaaaatcaaattttcgTGATATCATCAAAACTAAAAACATGTAACATTCAAAAACATAATGAAACATCGAGTTTTTCCATATCTTTTCACAACCATAAAATACAACATGCAACAAACAAAgagtacaataaaaaaataaaagatggcGATAACTGAGATACAGCACAACACAACCGGAAGTACGACACCGGAAGTGCGTTATTTACTTACGTCAGTCATTAAAGTCCAATGAAATGTCCAAAAGAATGCAGAGAATATAAAGATAAATGCTTTAATTTCATTGTCATAATGAATCGTAGAAAAGAGGAagcatatttttgtttttgtttcgtTGGTTCTTTTTTCTTTCGTGAAGAAACAGTTGGTAGAACCGATGTGTGCGTGAGTGGTTCCTAAAGTGACACAATGTGAACTTATTTACGAGGGGTGTCAAATGTATGTGACCTTTGACAAATGACCTCCAAaatttatctacatgtattttgggGGCTGCAGGTAGAGCGTTCAAATGGAACGCATGATCgtataaaaggcgactaaatttaggatatcatcttatctcttcttcctaactaacgtTCTTCTTCTAACGTCTCACTTGACACCGCCTCGGGgccgcgatggccgagtggttaagatgtctcgacaaattaccacaaaccctccacctctgggtcgcgagttcgaataccatgtggggcagttgccaggtactgaccgctggtcggtggtttccctccatcaacaaacttggcacgtccttacatgaccctggctgttaataggacgttaaactaataaaccctAACCAtgacatcgcctcacttttggcctccTGTTGAgcactcgcccctgtgaggtagactctgggttctgtcccctggccgaaacacaaggaagtctttaaaagtgacagtttctgctcttgcttagcactcggcatacagggagtaggacgactgattcgcccgttgtcagtataatgtgaccgggtggggtgtattgcttggtATCTTTGGCGGCATGTCTCAGTCATATtacactttaaaaagggcaagatttccactatacaagcataaacaacacgaatatacgCCAGTCTCCAAAAACAGACATCAAGACGCACTTCATACTCTACCACACGGCATcatgtgaggccgtccttatatgaccctggctgttaataggacgttaattaatcaaacaaacaaacaatggcTGTTCCTAGAGACCTATTATTACTTTCGAAACTTATGTATCCCTCTAAGATATCAAAGATacctagctactgttgtagcggaaaatgTATtctcttttccgctacaacagtagctaaaaGATACCTAGAGTGTGTATAAGGCGCATGGGACGGGACAGAAACACACGAAAAGCAATACCTCTTTCTGTGTCATGCAATGGAAACGTAATCAAAATTAACATTCGCGGGCCGCTTGTTTTCTTCATGTTTAAAATCAGTAACAGATACTTTTACATGTAGACAtgggaatataaaaaaaacccatctgATTCACGAAATTCTGCCATATTGCCATTGATCATGAACTATTGACCTCTGTACTTCGTTAGTACACACTCGTGTCGAACCACAACGATAGGGGTTTCATTCGGACATCCTCTGTCTAGTTTGGTAATCGTGTGATATTCCGAGTACGACTAGTTTGTGGTCCGCAATTTTCTTCAGATTAGTGGCGGCTGTTAATTACCACACCTAATTACTAACCTTTGCGATGCTGGCTTTTCATTTACTATTTCCTAATtgaaaactgtaataaataacGCTATCTGTCGTGGATGTTCTGAGTTATTGTGTATGTGTGCTCCTTATATAGACTGTTAATTTACATTTCGTCCCCTTTACGACGATCTCTTTACGACAGCTCTCCTTTACGACATTTTATTAATCAATAGCAGCGAGAAAGCATACGGGCTCGTTCATTATTACACACTGTCGTGAAATCACGTACCAATTAGGACATCTTCAAGTCTTAACGAGGCAAACGAAAACCTGTAAAGTTCGCAAGCGTGAAAAGTTCTTTacctttaaaaatcattttgtctATTTGAGCTTTTGTAGTGAATTTTTAAGTCGTTTTCAATAAATACTAGGAGAACGCGCAAGCGATTTAATATTCCTGATAAAGTGCGTCGACGAACCAACAGCGTTAATTGTGATAATTAATTGAACATCATTTTCAAGAGCTCGTTTGGAagtaaatattgaaattcaACAGAAAAGTGGCGCGTTTTTTATTCCTAATAAAAATTGCGTTCACATATCAAAATACACAATCTACATAGATAATGAATGTGACACATGCTATAAATGTATGAAACGCCGAGCCATAGAGTTTAAACTTACACAGACACCTCTCGTTTTATCAGGTAAAACGAGTGTTCATATAATTGCTATAACCGTTGTATTTGAATAGGTGAACAAAGGGACGTTCCCACTGCCTTACAAAACTGTAAGGTTGTGTGCCTCTGATATCAGCCTGTAAGTGTATACACCTGTACACACAGGTAAATATTATCTCTCGCGAGGTAGTCCTCTGTCGTTTAAATAATTGTCTTCCAAATCTTACACAATATATAACGAGCCGTGTTTATGTTACACTAAACCTTAAAGGACTGGCCAGAATTCTTAAAAAAACGTCACAGACGTATTACACTGTAATTTAACATTGGTGTACGCTTGAACAAGCGACTCGTGAAAATCGCTCCCTGTTTAACCCCGAATGTAATGCAATTTATTCCCGACCTGACCATCACGATTTGGAGATTGACACGAGATTGTTTTACAGCTGTCAATTTGACTGTGATACGACAAAATGCCGATTCATTGTAATCAGATGGGGGCACGCGCCAATCCTGGCGACCGATATAATGTAACTGTATAACAACTTTTGGTCATGATTGTCAAAAGTTTGGGGAAATATATGCTGGACTCACTATTCACTAAGCAAGAGCCAGGCTCCGATGTCTGCCAGAATTTACCGAGAAGCGTGAaaagttgaaataaaataaaattcaaaatctcAAAGATTGTAATTATAGATGTATAACTTCCGGTCATACGAAGCATTGTTAGGTGGTGTTTCTAATAATACGACAGAATCGCTATCTGTTGTCAAATTGGTCATAAGTTCAAGCTTCGTTTTCGTCGAGATTGCTTTCATTTGCcctttgaaatgtttttgtaCACTATAGTACATCGTAGttcaatgaacttttttttgAAATACTATGTAAAATTTATGGCTGATTATCGACATGAAACAAAACATGACGTCCTGTTTGATTTAGTGTATTGTTTTTTGTTAGATCGCAGGATGTTTGTTCGGATAATACTTAATTTACAACAGGTAGTAAATAGCTCATTAATAATGGTTCATCAGCGAGGCGTATTGGTTTTGTGTCACGGTATTGTTATTGGATTGTAACGACAAACACTAACTATTATCGGATTGTCAGAAAATAATGAACTTCAGACAGTGTGTAAAATGTCCGAGGCATAGTTGGGGTCATTTATCAATGGCAAAGCTTTGTGTGTTGTCAAGGCATTCGATAACGAGGCGGTCATCAGGTGGCGCACTCTAGTGACAGACCAAATAAAAAGGTCGTTATAAAATCCGATATAAACAGCTTCAATTCCCCAGCCACCATGACATGCACTCAGCATTAACGCTATGAGTCTACGAGGTCAGATCGAGGCTTTGTTGGGAGAGGATATTGGAATGACAAGCTGGGATTTTATTGTCTTCCTCCGCCGTTTGATGTGTGATAAGGCAGATCGATACCACTCCGCGACACTGTATCTAGCTGTAACCGACAGTGATTAGGCGGAAGGTATCGATAACATCCAATATTTGCTTTGTGACAATATAAACACTACAATGACTTGGTAAACGATACACGGATCGAGAGTGCAGGAATTTCATTAAATCCATAAGTCGATTGGACTCGGCAAAGATAACCTTTTACATTACTTCATATCTGTGCTACAAGTTGTAGCAAAGCTACACATGTCTGTACGTACAATCTATAAAGGAAAATTTATGGGACAAATTTGTTTCTGATCTTTACGTATAACACTCGAAAGTTAAGTAACTGCACATGTGTTAAATTCAATAGCCTCACTTTACATGGCTACGACTTCGGACCAGTTCTAGAACTTAAACAACGCTACTGCGAATCaaataacatgtttatttgatttCCATAAAGTATTGATGAAGCAAATAATTTTCGGAAACCTGATTGGTTCGTTCGAACTTCTTTATATCCAACCTATTTAAATCCTTAAGAAGGTTTGAGTGGTCATGCCATATTGCCTTTGACTTTGACGTTAATTTACTATTGGCCTTTAGCCAATAAGACAGATCAAGAAAGTAAATAATGTAATGAATGCCATCGCTATGAATTTTGCACACATATCAAAAAGTTTTGAATTTGATATGTTCATTTAAGATACAGAAAATACTGACATGGCAAAAATTCCGATAAGAATTTCAAAAGATCCGAACAAAATGTTCTTACAAAGATGTCAACAGCCCCTAATCCCCCCTTCTTTACCTGCTCCTTCGTGGGCCGACACACAGGAGCTGTACTGGTCAACGACGAGGTCGGTGTTCGACATCGTGACGTAGACAAAGCAGAACCCGACAGCGGTGACATCCATCGGAAACAAACTGCACTTGAACACGACATATGTTTTGTCGGGGTGGGCGGTTCTTTCTGTGACATACTTGCGTTGCAGGGGGGCCGCTAGCGATCCCGAAATGTCCCGACGTAAAACGTACATCCGAATTTTATCGTTTGTACCCGAGCACTGCGGGTGTTCGTACAGCACTGCTAGGTGACCCTGACATGGATGAATACTGGAAGAGGATATTCGAACGTCATACACGTCACTCCATCGCACGTCCATAACGTTACTCCTGGCGACGGTTAAGTTTTTGTTATAACTATTGCGTAAAAATGCTCTATAGCTGCCTTTGAAGTCAAAATTACCACAAGAATATGATATATTGGTTATAGCCTGAGATATATCAAGCACTGGTTCTGAATGAAGAACTCTCGCTTCTGTATTGTAATAGGATGGATCGAACTGATTTTCTGATCTATATTCCAAATCTATCTGAAAAGAATACTGCTCCAACAGAGGAACACACTTAGCTTCCGAGGTGTACCGAAGTTTCACTTCCGTTGTCTGAGCGATATGTGTTTTAGGAAGGTATAAATGGAATTCCGGCCACTTTACTGTAAATTCCTTAGATGTTAATAGCGGTCCGtctaaatacatatacatttccAAAAGATGGCGCCCTGCAACTTCTATTACTCCACATGTGACACGCCCACTTCCGGTTGAATGTCCCATGGAGAGTTTGAGTGTAGTGATTTCCCGTCGTCCTTTGTCTCCGTTGAAAAGTACCCGTATGAAGGCGTTGGGCATGGATATATTGACGGGGACTGTGTAGGTGACCGTTAGGTCCCCCATAAAGGCCACATAATCGTCTGGAACGGATATCCGGTACTGAGACCCTGCAAATATAAAGTCATCCATCTATAATTAgctaattaaacaaatgaagAGTACTTTTCAATGTATGTATTTCAATACAGGGAAATTCAAAAATGTTTATGTAACTTGCGAAATGGGCTAAATACGTTATTGTAAGACAAATAGATTCTAGAACATGTAACACCTGCAGACGTTTGTAAACACGGATACAAATTTCAAACAACTTCAGAAAGTCTTGTTTAAATATAGTTACATAAAAACGGTCTTAATACGAAGATGATGTATTGCAGACGAAACTAAGAAATGACTTATGGAATTCAAAAATCAATACTATATTCTACGAGATTTTTTCACTTTCACGAGTAAAACAGAATTTACTCTTATTTAATCAcacttttatataaaaataaaccaaCAACGCGACACGTGAGCATTAATCTTGCTATTTCGTAAAATTGCCAACAGTTAATCAGCATACGGAAGAACTGAGACCTGAGAATTCATGATC of Argopecten irradians isolate NY chromosome 7, Ai_NY, whole genome shotgun sequence contains these proteins:
- the LOC138327692 gene encoding uncharacterized protein, whose translation is MTRLWTLHLYIWITSVFLLLTRTQGSQYRISVPDDYVAFMGDLTVTYTVPVNISMPNAFIRVLFNGDKGRREITTLKLSMGHSTGSGRVTCGVIEVAGRHLLEMYMYLDGPLLTSKEFTVKWPEFHLYLPKTHIAQTTEVKLRYTSEAKCVPLLEQYSFQIDLEYRSENQFDPSYYNTEARVLHSEPVLDISQAITNISYSCGNFDFKGSYRAFLRNSYNKNLTVARSNVMDVRWSDVYDVRISSSSIHPCQGHLAVLYEHPQCSGTNDKIRMYVLRRDISGSLAAPLQRKYVTERTAHPDKTYVVFKCSLFPMDVTAVGFCFVYVTMSNTDLVVDQYSSCVSAHEGAVLPIDGGWSDWGAWSTCSVTCDMGKRSRYRSCSNPAPAYGGQFCKDFPVQFEPCFSLCPDSIPNTPLHSPTYNQECACGCEIKKQQGEIIGTGRCDGLSLWLLTVDEDQNIKISFQYFKLYEDKQWLKIRDGDSVDANLLAVSFGGIIVTEVTSSSNKMLIEFMSKSDINPNTSGDHHSSHKTNSSSHNKSFQLVPTRKIHVHGFIANFSSIPRNYSIVLTAVPLQILPPDGSIWKSTVTIVGISLCAVIVLVAVVVAIYHKCIHKRQHKYSMAGTIESPSHMAKSTSMHSTPSHHSALSGIEIDYDMERPLTGQSKQKSRASSISSVRSNGRSTSNRKRLKSKTDHDSTGGSPKPPSKHYSPLPSPRVQAAKTEEGDEKNSLFNTSPLLGRRPRSPKVHPSSKFKNNKDVKSPLSPPLTKHEMLKRKRFDSEQSQDRTPTNGLMEKPRGMDSLIATPLSTGSTTPTTKVLCAEVHPVQRESPRFTKLEFMDKLEPEDVRKPGSGTSDDSQTPDNLCKEQTTSFISKPDFMRGNADTKKEKPRRPTSLTESYSMNAILPHNGSDKKSTGSNISQKIVAPIDRHNDLPKPDGQSPKTPRELCSKSSTPKSCRSSRSRLTLSPSRSATTPSDGNLEMEYDDFIDYDDTYSYFDPIETEKLQWRGKEKLSKIVDDD